One part of the Arabidopsis thaliana chromosome 1 sequence genome encodes these proteins:
- a CDS encoding Ribosomal protein S13/S18 family (Ribosomal protein S13/S18 family; FUNCTIONS IN: structural constituent of ribosome, RNA binding, nucleic acid binding; INVOLVED IN: translation; LOCATED IN: mitochondrion, small ribosomal subunit, mitochondrial small ribosomal subunit; EXPRESSED IN: 23 plant structures; EXPRESSED DURING: 13 growth stages; CONTAINS InterPro DOMAIN/s: Ribosomal protein S13, conserved site (InterPro:IPR018269), Ribosomal protein S13-like, H2TH (InterPro:IPR010979), Ribosomal protein S13 (InterPro:IPR001892); BEST Arabidopsis thaliana protein match is: Ribosomal protein S13/S18 family (TAIR:AT5G14320.1); Has 8693 Blast hits to 8691 proteins in 3066 species: Archae - 159; Bacteria - 5380; Metazoa - 191; Fungi - 172; Plants - 691; Viruses - 0; Other Eukaryotes - 2100 (source: NCBI BLink).), translated as MLGLRRSATTLFDISQSLLRNVTFHGLRVQGIRVGNAEVPNNKPLKTGLQEVYGIGRRKSHQVLCHLGITNKLARDLTGKELIDLREEVGQHQHGDELRRRVGSEIQRLVEVDCYRGSRHRHGLPCRGQRTSTNARTKKGKAVAIAGKKKAPRK; from the exons ATGTTGGGTTTACGAAGATCTGCGACGACCTTGTTCGACATCAGCCAGTCTCTGCTTCGTAATGTTACG TTTCATGGGTTACGAGTCCAAGGAATTCGTGTGGGAAACGCAGAGGTTCCAAACAATAAGCCACTCAAAACCGGTCTTCAAGAAGTTTATGGAATCGGCCGCCGTAAATCTCACCAGGTTCTCTGTCACCTTGGAATCACTAACAAACTTGCCAGAGACTTAACTGGAAAAGAACTCATTGATCTCCGTGAAGAAGTTGGCCAGCACCAGCATGGTGATGAACTG AGGAGGCGTGTTGGATCGGAAATACAGAGACTGGTCGAAGTAGATTGCTACAGAGGTAGTAGACATAGACATGGATTGCCTTGCAGAGGACAAAGAACCAGTACTAACGCTCGCACCAAAAAGGGCAAAGCCGTTGCGATTGCAGGAAAGAAGAAAGCCCCTCGCAAGTAA